In Candidatus Woesearchaeota archaeon, the sequence AGACGCCTACACAAGAAGGATATTCTCAAGAATGGGGCTTATACAGGAAAGGGACAGCTACGACAGGATAAGGGAATTTTTTGAAAGAAGCCAAAAAAGGGATTATCCATCTTTCCAGGAGTTTCATGCACTCATTGTTGAGCACGCAAAAGAGAGCTGCGCAAAAAACCCGAAATGCAGATTTTGCGCAGTAAGAAAGCTGTGCGAATATGCTGTGCCGCCATGAAAAGCCGTAAAGCGCCTTTCATAGAGAATTCATAGAAAATTTTAAATACTGCCATTTTATCCCTCGCAGGAATAGGGAATTATTCATGTTCGTTTGGGGGTGTTAGTGTTGAAGTATAGGACTGCAAAGAGAAGAATCTCTTCATTCATAACTGTTTTTATAGCAGTAGCGCTTATTCTCGTGACATGCGGCTTCGCGCTGGCATAAAGAAATGATTGAAAGAGTCCAGAAAATAATTGCAAATGCGGGATTGATGTCCAGAAGGAAGGCTGACCTCCTTGTAAGCGAGGGGCGCGTAACAATAAATGACAGGAAGGCAATAGTCGGGGACAAGGCTGACTCTGAAAGGGATGTCATTGCAATAGACGGCAAAAGAATAAGGCGGGAAAGGAAGGAATACATAATATTCAACAAGCCCAAGTTTGTAATCTGCAGCATGGAGAAGCTCCAGAAGGGAAAAAGCATCCTCAGCTACATAAAGATAAAAGAGAGGATATACCCTGCAGGGCGGCTTGATTTTGACTCAGAGGGGCTTGTCTTTCTTACAAATGACGGCGAGCTTACAAACCTCATCATGCACCCAAGGTATGAAACAGAGAAGGAATACCTTGTTGACATAGACACGCAGATAACAGATGAGCACCTGGAAAGCCTGAGAAAAGGGATAATGCTTGAGGACGGGATGACCTGGCCAGTGAAAATAAGCACAGTTTCAGGCAGCAGAACATCCCTTGATTTAATAATGCATGAAGGCAGGAAGGGGCAGATAAAAAGGATGTTTTCATCCCTCGGCTATTATGTAAAGAGGCTCCTCAGAATAAGAATAGGAAACATCCTTTTGGGAAAGCTTGAATCAGGCAAGCACAGGAACCTTTCCGAAGATGAAATTGAAAAATTAAGAATCCTAATCCTCAAATCCGGCAAGTTAAAACCTGCGGCTGAAAAAACTTTGGCTGAAAAGCCAGATGCTCCAGAGGATAAAGCAGGAGAAAAGGAGATTTATGCAGCTCCTTTTGGGAATAAGCCAAACAGCGAAAGCCGCAGCAAAATAAATAACGATGAAATTAATCATAATGAAATCAGCAATAATCCAATTAATCATAATCCTGTCAGCAATAATTCCCCAAATGCCTTAAAGAATTCTTCAGCAAAAAAGCCAAAGGCAGCAATGAATAAAATTCTCAGGGGGAAAAATCATTCAGGTTAATCTGCCCCTTTCTCTTGTTCTCCTTGACCTTTAATTTGTCCTCTGAGAACTCCTGCCCAACCTGCTTTTTAACATCAACTGCAGTTTTCTTCCCAAGAATCTCAATCAGGGTTGTGATGTCTGCATTTTTCAAATCACCGATGTCTCTTATCCTGTTATTGTATAGCGCTCTTGCCCTGACTCTTCCGATGTGCTCAAGGCGCAGCAGAGGGAGAAGCTCCTCCCTTGCCCCGTATTTCATCCTAATCCTTAATTTTTTCAGCTCTGAAGAAACCTTTCTCATTTTCAGGATCTGGGAAATCTCGTCTGCAGAATACAGGAGCCAGTCTGCAGTGTCCCTTTTAACTGAAAGCTCGCCGGGGCGTATGTCATATGTCTCAAGAAGGTATTCCTCGCTCTTCTCATCAAGCCAGTCCTGGAACATAAGCGCAGTTTTCAATGCCTTAAGGAAGAGCTCATAATCATCATCATACATTGCAGGCTCCTTTTCAAGCAGAATCTCTCCCTTCTCAAGGAGCACCTTCTCAATGTCCTCATACTCCTTAACTTTTACATTCAGAAGAGGATACATCTCAAGGGTGTTTGAAATCATGTGCAGGAAAGAGAGCTCGCAGGCGCTTTTGGCAGATGTATCTGACGCATTTTTCATGCATTCTATAAGATGGCTTGCTGTAAGCGGGTCTATGTAAAGCTCAGCAACCCTTTTTCCAAGCTCTGTTGCGCTTATGGAATCATTTTTTCCCTCTTTCCCGATTGTGTCTGCAGACACAAAATAATCTTCTGATGAAAATTCATCGCCCTGGCTTTCTATGAATTTCCAGGAGGAAAGAAGCGCAAGCATCTTGTTTATTGTTGCCTTGAGGAGCCCCATGTCCCGGAACTGGTGAGCCCAGAAGGTTTTTTCAAAAAAACTGTATATTGTCTTTTGGCTGCTGACAAATCCTGTGGCGATAAGGCTGAGAAGGTATGTCCTAAGAACCGGCTCAACTGCAAGCTTTGAGTAAATCTCCTCTGGCTTTCCTGAGATGAACCTTTTCCAAATCTCCTTCCCTTCTATTTCGTCCTTTGCAAGGCAGACTGCCTGCCCGACAGTGTCGTAGTTCGGGCGCCCAGCCCTTCCAAACATCTGCTGGATTTCAAGGGTTGGAATCCAGTCCATTCCCCTGTGCCCGAATCTTTTCAGGTCCTTCACAACAACCCTGTATGCAGGAAGGTCAAGCCCGTATGCCAGGGTCGGGGTGCAGCAGATTATCTTTATAATCCTGTTCCGGAATGAGTCCTCAACAAGCTCGCGCTGCTTCTGGGCAAGCCCTGCGTGATGGAACGCAGCGCCTTTCTTTACGCAGGATGCAAGCCTTTCGCACTGCTTTGTGGGCTTTGAAAAGGCATTTAAAATATCCTCTGCAATGGAATTGAGCTTTGCGCTTTCCTCAGGAGTTGGCTTAAGTATTTTTGAGACCATTTCAGCTGCTTTCTCTGCGCGCGGCTTGGAATTTGCAAAAACAAGCGCCTGCTTGCCCTTCAGAACAGTATCCTCAATTATGTCAAGAGAGGAATCACTGTGAATTTTGGAAATCTTCTCAAAATTTCCAGAAGCAAAGGAATCTTTTCCTCCTTCCTCAGAAACGTGCCTTGAGCGCCTTGCCATCATCAGGGAAGATAAAATGCATGTTTAAAAATCTTGCCAATAAAACATAAAAAGAAAGAAAAATAAAAAACAATGAAAAAGAAAGATTGAAATCCCAAATTCTGTTCTTATCCTATTTCTTTGCCCTGCCTTTTGGCTTTTTCCCTGCCTTCTCAGAAAGTGAATTAAGCTCTTTTATAAGAGAATCGCCGTCAATCCCGTAAGCCCTGCACACATCCCCAAGTTTAAGCATTCCCATTTCAAACCCCGCCATAGGGCAGCCCATGCAAGGCAGATTAAATTTTGATATTATCTCATCTGCACCCTTTATCTCAAGAGCCTGCGCAAGCGTTGTGTCATTTGTTACCCTCATTTCATCACCTTATCCTCTTTTTCTGCTGAATGTGAAAATCTTTATGAAAAAGTTTATCAAGCCGTCCAGGAAATTCTCATAGCGCCTTCCCTCTATCATTCCCTCTGCTGTTCCGCTTTTGTTCTCCTCCTCTTTTTTCTTCTCCGGCTCTTTTTCAGGGCTGGGTGTTTGGGGTAAGATTTGAGATGGCGTTTTTTCAGGAACTGGATTTTCCTGCTTTTTCTCAGCAGTTATTGGGATATCTGCATATGCAGCTCCCGAGGAAGTCCTTAAAATCTTGTCTGAATAATTGTATTCTGCAATTGCCTCGCCCAGGAAAAGCTTCTTCAGTAAAGGATTCCTGCTAATCTCTGAAGAGACATTAACCGCATACCTTATTATGCTCTCTGTTCCCTGCTCAATATTGGCATAAAACATCCGCTCTGAATCATAAATTATCCCGGAAGTCCCAAGAGTCCCAATGTTCCTTACCCTTATTGAAATGTTTGCGTAATATGAGCCTGACCTGTTTATGATTGCTGCGCTCTTGTTCAGGAGAAGCGCAGGTCCTGAAATTGCGCTTTCCAAAGCGGAAACTGATATTGCTGATGAGTTCTTTTCAAAAACATTTCCGTATGAGTCCTCATAAACCACAACGCTTTCCTTAAGTGAGTTGCTTCCGTTCAGCTTAGGCCTTATCCTTTCCTCTGAGGTGATTGACTGGAACTCATTAGGCATAAGCTTGTCTATGAAAAGATAGGGCTTTGGAGACACCTGGTCAAATTCCCTCTGCACTTTTGAATAAATCCTTATGTTCTTTATCATCTCGTTGTCAGTGTTCCTTATCTTGTAATTCACAGTGAGAATCCTTCCCTTGTGAATGTCAGTTTCTGCAATTGTCTTTTCAATTGAAAGCGAAAGAATTTTTGGGACAACGCTTATCTGGGAAGCGCGCGTGAAAGAATATGAATAATTGCTGTAAACATACTCAGCAGTTGTGTTAATCTCATAATTCGTCCTGTTTATCACTTTTGGCGCTTTTATCTTGTAAATGTAAACTGTTGAAGTTGAGCCTGCCCTTAGCCCGGTTTCCTTTCTTGTTACTCCGTAAACTGAAATTCCTTCCGGGATTGTCTCATAAACAATCACAGAGGGAAGGTCTATCTGCCTTCCGTTCCTTACTGAAATCTGGATGTAAGCGTAGGATTCTTCCTCTATTGACGTTTCATAGGTTTTTGAAATCTCAAGCGCTTCAGGAGGCTTTATCCTCACAAGAGTATTCAGGGTTTTTTCATAGCTCTCGCCGTATTCAGTATTGTATGAAACCCTTATCTTAAACGGGAATGACTCGGTTGCATTTACAAAAGGCGCCTTGTAATATGTGTTTGATATTAATTTCTGGGTTGCAGGCTCAATTGTATCCAGGAATTCATTCTGCAAATAAGTTAGGTTTGTATCAAGCCATATTGAAACATTTTTTATTGAGATAAAATTGCTTGGGTTTTCAACATAAACCCGAATCATCTTCTCTGATTCGCTTTCAATATTTTCCCCGTCTGAAAAGCTTGTCCTTATGTTTATCTGCTTGTTTTCGCTTTTTACACTCTTTCTTGAGGTGGCGCTCCTTTTAATTCCCAGCGTGTCAGTATAATCATATGAAATCTCAAACTCGGCGCTTCCGGAAAGCCTGCTCTTGAAAAGAATCTGGAAGCTTGCAGTTGTATTGGGGTTTATTGCAAAATTATCCTTTTTGTACCTTCCGCTGCTGTTCTTAAGCTCTCCGGGCAGCACAACTAAGATTGAATTGTCCGGGATAAATTCAAAAGAGTTTATTGTGATGGTTTGGGAATACCTGTTTGTCAGGTTTATCGTCACATTGTTGGTTTCGCCGATGTATGCCTTTTCCTTCCCAAGGATTATTTTCTCTTCAACAGCGGATGTTGTCTTGACTGATATCAGCTCTGAAAGGACTGCCCTTTCATTCATTCCGTCAAAATAGGAAAGGTTGGCGCGAAAAGAGCTTTCCCCCTTTTCAACAGCCCTTATCATGTAGGAAAAGGACTCGCTTGTGGCATTGTTTAAAATTCCCTCCCAAATAATTATGTTTCCTTTTAAGGATGTTCCGTTTGTTGTTCTTATCTCAAACTCTTTTGGGATTTCATCAATAAAAAGAACCTTTGTTGCAGACCAGCCGCCCTTGTTCTCAATCTTAACTCCGATGCTTGCCTCCTCTCCAATAAGAAGCTCTGATTTTGAGATTGTCCTGCGGATTTTGATTTCAGCATTCACAGAGTAGATTTCAAGATTTGCCTTGTACTTTCTCGTTGTTGAATCAAGCACAATATCCCTAAGGCAGAATTTGGTGCTGTTTAAAACTGCGCAGGTGTTGTTTTGGATGTTTAAAAAATCTTTTCCGCTTGATATTATTACCCTGTCAAGCCATGAGCCGAGGTTAATCTGAAATGCGATGTTTGCGCTTGTGAATGTATCACCGGAATAGAAGCTTCTGCTTGCAATGGCTGTTTCACCCACTGCGAAAAATGAAAGGGAGGCGAGGATTATTGCTGAAAAAATCAGGATTGCTGAATACTGCCAGATTTTTTTGTTTTTCATTTTTGTATTCGGGAAACTGCTTTCCCCATGCTTTTTTCAAAAAGCCCCTTAAGCATTGATGATGGAACCATCCGTAAGGCACTGAAAAGAGGCGTTTCAGGATAGACACTAAGCCCGCCACTGCTGCTCTCCAAAACTATGAAAAGAGGCTGATTCTTCATAATCTCTCCAACTGCGGTTGAGAAGAAAACCGCCTTGAAGCTTGTGCTGTCGCCGATATTTTTAGCAATATTCTCCTGAAAACTTCTGCTTAACTGGGGAGATACTTTTCCAATTTCCAGCATCTTAAGAACATAATACATTGAGGAATTGTCTGACTTAAGCGCTTCAATGATTGAATCCTTTGAAAATGTCTGCTCGTTAATCATGGTTTCATTTCCAAGGTTTCTCTCCAGGGCATCAATCCCGATTGTGAATATCTTGTAATTGCTGTCCAGAATAGATGCGTAATCCCTCTTTGTTATGTTCCGGTTTATCATCGCAAGCCCTTCTTTTCCAATGAAGTTCATTGAAGAGCTGGATGAGGAGGTGGAAAATGCGCTTGTTATTGCTTTTCCGTCCTTCAGCAGGAAAAGAATCTGCTCCCCGTTCCTTTCCCGGAATTCCTGGAAGTCCTTGTATATGAAAAAGCTGTTTATGAGAAGGCACGCTATTATTATGAATCCGGCTATTGATGCAAGCTTCACAAAAGCCCTGAAAAACTTGAAGAAAAAAGAGAGTATCACAACAGCAGCAAATGCAATAAGGAGAAAAATCATTATCCCGAAAAGCATCATACCGCCCTCTTTTGCCTTACTGCCATTTTAACATTCCCTTGCAATAATTAAATTCCCTTGCAGATTAAAATTATTTCTTCTTGCAGAGGAAGACGCAGTGGTCCCTTTCAAAAGGCTCAAGCGTCCTTGCGTCCACCACTGTAAAATGCCGCTCCAATTCAGTTCTTACTTCCTTAAAAAGCACTAATGGATTCTTCATAACATTCACGCTTCTTGACTTCAAAGCAAGCATGCCAAAGCCGTTGTGCTTAAGGAAAAAATCAGAGTTCTTTATGAAAATCTCAACCTGATTTGGCTGGGCTATGTCCTGAAAAAGGAAATCAGCCTGGCTTACAAGATGCATGTATGTTTCAGGCTGGTTGGCGTCTGCAAGTATCGGAGAAATGTTTTTCCTGTTCCCTGAAACGAGCACAAGCTCCCTCATTACTCTCGGTGCGAAATCCATTGCAAACACAAAGCCGTTCTCCCCGACAATGTCTGAGACGTGGCTTACTGTTGTTC encodes:
- a CDS encoding pseudouridine synthase is translated as MIERVQKIIANAGLMSRRKADLLVSEGRVTINDRKAIVGDKADSERDVIAIDGKRIRRERKEYIIFNKPKFVICSMEKLQKGKSILSYIKIKERIYPAGRLDFDSEGLVFLTNDGELTNLIMHPRYETEKEYLVDIDTQITDEHLESLRKGIMLEDGMTWPVKISTVSGSRTSLDLIMHEGRKGQIKRMFSSLGYYVKRLLRIRIGNILLGKLESGKHRNLSEDEIEKLRILILKSGKLKPAAEKTLAEKPDAPEDKAGEKEIYAAPFGNKPNSESRSKINNDEINHNEISNNPINHNPVSNNSPNALKNSSAKKPKAAMNKILRGKNHSG
- a CDS encoding helicase-related protein, with product MARRSRHVSEEGGKDSFASGNFEKISKIHSDSSLDIIEDTVLKGKQALVFANSKPRAEKAAEMVSKILKPTPEESAKLNSIAEDILNAFSKPTKQCERLASCVKKGAAFHHAGLAQKQRELVEDSFRNRIIKIICCTPTLAYGLDLPAYRVVVKDLKRFGHRGMDWIPTLEIQQMFGRAGRPNYDTVGQAVCLAKDEIEGKEIWKRFISGKPEEIYSKLAVEPVLRTYLLSLIATGFVSSQKTIYSFFEKTFWAHQFRDMGLLKATINKMLALLSSWKFIESQGDEFSSEDYFVSADTIGKEGKNDSISATELGKRVAELYIDPLTASHLIECMKNASDTSAKSACELSFLHMISNTLEMYPLLNVKVKEYEDIEKVLLEKGEILLEKEPAMYDDDYELFLKALKTALMFQDWLDEKSEEYLLETYDIRPGELSVKRDTADWLLYSADEISQILKMRKVSSELKKLRIRMKYGAREELLPLLRLEHIGRVRARALYNNRIRDIGDLKNADITTLIEILGKKTAVDVKKQVGQEFSEDKLKVKENKRKGQINLNDFSP
- a CDS encoding fibrillarin-like rRNA/tRNA 2'-O-methyltransferase, with protein sequence MQIKNSKFYNVFESIEGKRKRIFTRNLVPGKRVYGENLVNDSGVEYREWEPRRSKLGSFIMKGADQIGLKPNDIVLYLGAASGTTVSHVSDIVGENGFVFAMDFAPRVMRELVLVSGNRKNISPILADANQPETYMHLVSQADFLFQDIAQPNQVEIFIKNSDFFLKHNGFGMLALKSRSVNVMKNPLVLFKEVRTELERHFTVVDARTLEPFERDHCVFLCKKK